The Acidobacteriota bacterium genomic interval GCGCGCGCTCGTGGCCACGGGCATTACGCACATCACCAACTACGAGCTGAACGTCGCGGGCCGGACCGACTTCTCCCGCAACCGGCGCCACGAGTTGCCGACGACCGAGCAGAACCTCGAGATGTACCGGATCGGGCGCGACTACCTGGTCGCCGAGGGATTCCGCCAGACGACACCCTACGACTTCGAGCGCGCCGGTCCGGTCCCGAGCGCCTATCTGTACGAGGAACTGTTCCGCCAGCCCTTCCGGATGGGCGACGCCAACGGCCACGCCGGCGCCAATGGTCATGGCAACGGCGCCGGCCGCCGCCACCCCGGCGCCAACGGTCATGGCAACGGCGTCGGTCGCGGCCACCCCGGCGAGACGCTGGTCGGTTACGACGCGTGGGGCTGGGGATTCGCGGGGATCTCGTTCTTCTTCGGCGCGCCCGATTCGCCAGGCTGGGCCTACATGAACCACGTCCGGGTGGACGATTACTTCCGCGACCTCGACGCCGGCCGCTTCCCGGTGATGCGCGGCTTCCACTACACGCCCGAGGACCTCCACCTGCACCTGCTGTTCCAGGAGATGCAGGGACTGGAGGTCGACGGCGCCCGGTTCCGGGCCCTCACCGGGCGCGACGTGGTCGCCGACTATCGCGCAATCTGGGGGGAGCTGGCCGAACTCGACTGGGTACGGGTCGAGGACCAGCAGATCCGCATCCTCGGCGACGGCGCGTTCTACCTGCCGCTCATCCAGAACCTCATGGCGCGCGACCGGCTGGAAGAGATGCGCAGGGAGCGCGTCGCCGGCGTGGCCGGCGCGTCCGCGTTCTCGGCCGCGTAAGCCGACGGAATCTCATCGGCGGCACGAAGGCTTCGTCACCGTGGACGCGGTCCCCAGTCAGGCACTCGCGCCGTTGTCGCGCATCTACGAATGGGCGCGAAAACGGGGTATTGAACTGCAGGCCGAACACCTGATGATCGAAGGCGTCCCGGTGCAGTTCCTCCCGGCCTATAGCGCCCTTGTTGACGCCGCACTCTCGACCGCGCAGGTGCACGACTACGACGGCGTGCCCGTCAACGTCGTGGATCCCGAGCACCTCGTCGCCCTGGCCCTGGAGGCCGGCGGAGCCCGGCGACGCGAGCACGCGTGGCAACTCCTGGAAGCGGGTGCGGTCGACCGGGAGCGGCTGCGACGTATTCTCAAGACCCACGCCATCGCAGCGGAGATCCCTAACGATGCCTGACCGCCTCCCGGCGGATGTCGCGGCTCTTCTCCGGCGAAAGCGCGTGTGGCACCGGGCACAGGCCACACGGCCGCTACAGGAGAAGGTGCGCATCCTTCTGGAGTTGCAGCGCCAGGATCTGCCGCTCATTGCCCGCCAGCGTCCACTCCGGCCGTGGGAGCGGCCGTGGGACGTGACGCCCTAGCCTTAGCGGCTAGCACCGAGAGCGGCGACCGTTGTGCGGGACATCGCAGAATGGTCCCGACTATAATACGATTATATAGATAATGGTCGGCATGGAGACTCAGGGCCGCATCTACGACACGCTGCTTGCCAACCACTTCGCGAACAACCGGCAGATGGCCTTCGTCAGCGGGCCGCGCCAAGTCGGCAAGACCACCACCTGCCGGTCCCACGCGGATGCGTACTGCAACTGGGACAACCTCGACGACCGGGCATTGATCCTCGCAGGGCCGGCTCGCCTCGTCGCCGGATTCGGCGTCGAGCGGTTGTCCGAGACTCTCCCGGTGGCGCTGTTCGACGAGCTGCACAAGTTCCCGCGGTGGAAGCCGTTTCTCAAGGGGCTGTACGACACGTACGCCAATCAGCTCCGGATTATCGTCACAGGCAGCAGCCGGCTCGATATCTATCGGCGCGGAGGGGACAGCCTGATGGGGCGCTACTTCGCGTACCGGATGCACCCGTTCACCGTCGCCGAGACTATCCGTCGAGATCTTCCGGATCCGGACCGGATCGTGCGTCCCCCCCAACCGGTCGAACCGGGCGAGTTCGACGCGCTCTGGACGCACGGCGGCTACCCGGAACCGTTCCTCCGGCGTGACTCTCGATTCAGCCGGCGCTGGCAGTCACTGCGCCTGACGCAACTGGTCCGAGAGGATGTCCGGGACCTGACGCGAGTTCAGCAGATCGATCAGATGGAGGTGCTGGTCCGCCAGTTGTCGCGCGGGTCCGGGCGCCAGTTGGTGTATGGCACGCTCGCGTGCGAGACACGGGTCTCGGTGGACACGGTCCGGCGCTGGATAGCCGCGCTGTGCGATTTCCATCTGGGGTTCCTGGTCCGGCCATGGTTCCGCAACGTCTCGCGCTCGCTACGGAAGGAGCCGAAGTGGTACTTGCGGGACTGGGCCCACATCGAGGAGGACGGTCCCCGGTCAGAGACGTTCGTGGCGTGTCACCTGCTGAAGGCGGTCGAGGGCTGGAACGACATGGGACTCGGCCGGTTCGACCTTGCGTACCTGCGCGACAAGGAAAAGCGGGAGGTCGACTTCCTGGTCGCGCGAGACGGAGAGCCCTGGTTCCTCGTGGAGGTAAAGCACCGGGACACGTCCCTGAGCCCGTCGCTCGCGCACTATCAGCGGCAAGTGGGCGCGCCGTTCGCGTTTCAGGTTGTCATGGACGCCGATTACGTTGCGACGGACTGCTTCGCCGCGCCCGGCCCTCCGCTGGTGGTCCCAGCCCGGACTCTACTGCCCCAGCTCGTCTGAGCGGCGTTCGGGTTACGGGTCCGCCAAGGCGACCGCGTCGGCGATGGCAAGCGTCCGTTGCGCCGCCGCGATCACGGGGCGCTCGATCAGCTTGCCGTCCACCAGGAGGACGCCGCCCGACTGCTGCTCGTAGGCGGCGACGATACGCCGCGCCCACGCCACTTCGTCGGCCCCGGGCGAGTAGGCCGCCTGAATGACGGCTACCTGCGTCGGGTGGATGGCCGCCCGGCCAGTGAAGCCGAGCGCCCGGGTCCGACGGCTCTCATCCGCGAGGGCGTCGAGCGCCGGCACGTCCATGAACGGCGTGTCGAGCGCGCTCACACCGGCCATCGCCGCCGCCGCGACGACGCGTGAGCGGGCGTAGAGCAGCGCATCCCACTCGATCCGGCAACCGACGTCCGCCGCGTAGTCGACGGCGCCGAAGAAGAGCGCCGAGACGTCCGGCGTCGCGGCGGCGATCGCCTCCGCCGCCGCCACCCCCCGCGCCGTTTCGATCTGCGCGATGACCGGCAGTCCGGGCGCCGTCTCCGCGAGGACGTCGGCCGCCGCCCGGATCGCGTCGATGCCTCCGCACTTGGGCACCACAAGCGCGTCCGGACGGATCCCCGCGTCCCGCACCGCTTCGAGATCCCGCAACCCGAGCTCGGTAGTCGGGTCGTTGATGCGCAGGCTGACTTCCGCCCGGACCGGAGTGCGCTCGGCGAAGAGGGCGATGGCCTTCTCGCGCGCGTCGTCCTTGGCCGCGAACGAGACGCCGTCCTCCAGGTCTATGCAGACCGCATCGGCACCGGTGGCGAGCGCCTTGGGGTACCGGTCCGGACGGACCGCGGGGACGAACAGGAGACTGCGGCGGACCCGGAACGGCGGCGCCATGGACGAGAACTAGGTAGCAGAATGGCCGGCCGACGTGTGAGCGCCGACCGACGCGCCAGCGCCCGCGGACGCCGAGACCTCGGCGCGCGTCGCCAAGTGGCACGCGAGCGAGCGGGCGGTCGGCGCCTCGTCGAGCGTCCGTAACCACCCGAGCGCCGCCTCCGCCGCCTCGGGCGGGACGGCGCGTTGGGCGCAGGCCAGGAACTTGTCGTCCAGCTCCGCCGGGGACGCCGGATTCTCCGGGTAGCCGCGGGCGCCCCGCACGGCCCGTTCCAGCGTCCGGCCGTCGGTCAGGCGAAGTGTGATCCGCGCCTCGGTAAGCGGCGGCACGTCGCGGCCAAGCCGCTCGTCGGCCCGCATCGTCACCCGCGGGACGAGCCGCACGACGTCGGGCGACTGCATCGCGGCGGTCTCGAACGTGTCGATGTCGACGCGGCCGAACGCCAGCGCGGCGGCAGCGCAGTAGTGGAGCGAGAACTTCCCTTCCAGGCCGGTCGCCGGCCGGTCATGGATGAGCACCGTCGGGACGACGGGATCGACGTCTATCTCCACCGCTTCCACGTCGGCGGGTCCGATTCCCGTCTCGCGGCGCAGATCCAGCAGCGTGTCGATGGTCGGATGGGTTGCCGCGCACGACGGGTAGAGCTTGACCGTGATCCCGCCGTCGACGATCTCCCAGTCGCGGCCCAATCGGTCGAGCCCGCCCGCCAGATCGCGCCCGGCGCTCTGCATCGCCACCAGGAAGCCCTGCGGGCCGTCTATCGCCCGGTCCGACGCGGTGAGGCCCTCGCGCGCGAAGAGCGCCGCCAGCACGCCGTTGCGCGCGGCCAGCCCCGCCTGCAGGGGTTTCACCATCGTGCCGAAGTTTTCCTTCAGCCCCGACGCCTCGGAGGCGGCGATCGCCAGCGCCCGGCCGGTTGCCTCGGCATCGAGTCCGTAGACGCGCGCGGCGGCGGCGGCCGCCCCAATCGTCCCGATCGTCGCCGTGCAGTGCCAGCCCTGCTCGTAGTGCTTCCGGTTCATCGCGCGACCCAGCGCCGCCTCTACCTCGAAGCCGACGACATAAGCGTCGAGCAAGGCCAGGCCCGGCGCGTTCTCCGCCTCGGCGGCGGCAAGGGCCGCCGCGACGAGGGGCGTGCTCGGATGCGCCAGCGTCACCCAGCACATGTCGTCGAAGTCGAGAGCGTGAGCCGCCGTGCCGTTGGCGAGGGCCGCCCACCCGGGACCGGCGGTAGCGCTGGTCCCGAGGATGAACGACGGCCCGGCCACGCTGCCGTCGAGGTGCGCCACCTGATGCACGATGCGGGCCGACGGCTCGACCGATCCGGCCAGGGCGACCCCCACCGTATCCAGCACCGCGTCGCGCGCCGCCGCGCGCGCCTCGGGAGGCGGCTCGGCGGTGGCGATGAACACGGCGAAGCGCGCGATGGCGCCGCGGGCGGCGGCCCTGTCGGACGCGACCGGCTCCGCGGCCGGTCGGGTGGCGGGTGAGGCGGTGGTCGTCGCTGGCATCGGGACGCTCCTGGTCAGTTGCCGTAGAAGCGGGCGATTTCGGTAAGGCGCTCGGAAATCTCGTCGCGCGGAATCCACCGGCCGCGGATCATCACGCCGGCGGGATCGCGGACGTTGGCGATGTCGTCGATCGGATTCTCGTCGAGCAGGATCAGGTCGGCGCGCAGGCCGACCGCGACGGTGCCGAACTCGTCCTCGGCCCCGAAGTACTCCGCAGGGCGGCGTGTGCCGATCTCCAGAACGTCGTACGGCGTCATCCCCACGTCGACGTAGAGCGCCATCTCGTGGTGCATGGCGAAGCCGGGGACGCTGAAGATCTGCGGCGAATCGGTCCCGAGCGCGATGTTGGCCCCGCCGAGGTGGAGCGCGCGGAGGATCCGGCGGCGCAGATCGGCGACCCGCCGGTTCACCTCAATGTCGCTCGCGCCGAGCCGCGTGTCCACCGCCTGGCGCCACCGATCGACCGTCTCCGGCGGCATGTAGCGGACTTCCGGCCGTTCGGGCAGCACGTCGACCGAGCCCCGGTCGTTGTAGAACGCCGTCTCCCAGAGGACCATCGTGGGGACCACCCAGGCCCCCGCATCGACCGTCGCCTGCACCAGTTCCGGAATGCGCGACTCGTCCACCTCGTCTATCAGCGCGCCCACCTCGCGCAGGCCGCGTGCGCCGTCGGGCCGTGTGTCTTCGTCGACGAGCGCCTCGACGTAGTTGTCGAGGTGGTCGATCGACACCTGGCCGGCCTCGAGAGCACGACGGAGTCCCACGAAGTCCGAAACATGACCACCGAACGGGATGCCGACCTCGTTGGCCGCTGCCGCCATCGCGTCGAACGACTCCAGGCTCATCCCTTCGTGGGTCTTGATCAGGTCGTAGCCATCCACCTGGTAGCTGCGGGCCAGGCGATCCGCCTCTTCCGGCGTCTGGACGCTCTGGCCGTTCATCGACACGCTGCCGAGGTAGAGATTCGGCCCCAGCAGCAGGCCCCGCTCGATCGACTGGCGCAGGCCGAACTGGGACGGCTCGCCCTGCATGCCGCGGACCGTGGTGACGCCGTTGGAGAGATAGAGGAACAGGAGGTTGCGGATGTCCTCGTCGCTCTCGCGCGAGCTGGGGAGATGACCATGCATCTCCGCCAGCCCCGGCATCAGGTAGCGCCCATCTCCTTCGACCCGATCGACGCCCTCGGCCAGCTCGATGCGGTCGGCGGCGTCCCGTGCCGCGATGCGCCCGTCGGCAATGACGACCGTCTGGTTCTCGATCACCCGGTCGCGGTCCATCGGCAGGACGTTGACGCCGACGAACGCGACATCCCCCTCGACGACGGTGGCCGGGTCTCCGCCACCGCCACAGGCAACAAGTGCGCCGACGGCCATCGCCGCCGCCGCCAAGCTCCGCATGCCGCGCCGGCCGGTGCGCCGGCCTCCAGGCCGGCTCCGATGCTCCCGCAACTCGATGCTCACTCCTTCACCTCGGGACGCTCGTTCGCGTACGCCGGCACGTGCCCCCGCCGGTAGACCATGAAGGTCCGCTTGTACGTGATCACGACCGTCCCGTCCTGATTGAAGCCGCGCGTCCGGACCGTGACGATCCCGACGTTCGGCCGCGACTTGGACTCGCGCGTCTCCAGCACCTCGCTCTCCGAGTAGATCGTGTCGCCATGGAAGACCGGCGCCGGCAGCCTCACCTCGTCCCACCCGAGGTTGGCCATCGTGTTGACCGACAGGTCCATCGTCGACTGGCCGGTCACGAGCGCCAGCGTGAACGTGGAATCGACCAGCGGCCGGCCGAACTCCGTCTTCTCGGCGTAGGCATAGTCGAAGTGGATCTTGTTCACGTTCTGCGAGAGCAGCGTGAACCAGACGTTGTCCGCTTCGAGCACCGTCCGGCCGAGCGGATGCCGGTAGACATCCCCCACCTTGAAATCCTCGAAAACCCGTCCCGTCCAGCCTTCTTTCACCGCCATGGCACCTTCCAGGAAACGGCGCTCACGCGTCCAAGCCGCAGGCGCCGTAGTCGGGAGGATTGTAAATCAACGGCTCGTTGGCCCGAACGACCGGGCGACGGCCTCAGCCACTGAGGGCCCGCACGACGGCGTCCGGATCGCGGTCGATAACGGTCAGTAAGACACGCGCGGCACGGTCAGGCACGCGACGCCCCTGCTCCCAATCCTGTACCGCACGTGCATCTAGACCAAAGCGATCTGCGAACTTCCGACGGCTCAGCTTCATCCGACGCCGGAGCGCGACAATTCGGACCGCAGTTGGATCGTCCACTATCCGGACCGGCAATTCGACCTCGCCGCGAACATGGGCAAGAACCTCCCCCAGTGCCGCTTCGATCTCTCGCCCCACACTAGTTCGCTCTCTAGTCATCCCTCGGCGCCTCCTTTCTTGATGGCAGCGACAAGTCTTGACAACACCCTCTTGTCAGTAGGCGTCAGATCGTCGCGATCCGCCTTTGCGTAGGCGGTCAACATGTAGACGCTGTCCAGCGTCGCGGAGTAGTAGTAGATGACCCGGATGCCACCCCTCTTGCCTCGGCCGGAACCTGCCCAACGCAACTTGCGAATACCTCCTGTGCCGGGGATGCGCAGTGATCCGTCGGGCTTCGCCGCGATCGTCGACTCCATTTCTTCACGCGCCACATCCGTGATGAGCTTGCGAATCGCGCGCTCGTAGGCCGTCGTGGCGAAGATACGCACGAGCCACAAGTATGCGGCATTGCCGCATAGGAGCGCAAGGCCGCCAAGGGAATCAGACGATGCAGGCTTCGCGCCAAGCGGCAATCGTCTCGGGGGCGTAGCCGAGTTCCGCCAGGATCGCGTCGGTCTGCTCTCCGACGTTCGGGATCGCGTCCATCCGCGGGTCGATGCCGTCGATGGTCGCCGGGGGGATGGTCATCCGGATCGGTCCGGCGGACGACGGTGTCTCGCGCCACCGGTCGCGCGTCTCGAGCTGGGGGTGGGCGGCGAACTGCGCCACCGAGCGCATTCGCGCATTGGCGATGCCGGCCCGCTCCAGCCGTTCGACGATCGCTTCGGCGGTCAGCGTGCGGAACACGTCGTGAATCGCGGCATCGAGCTCGTCGCGGTGCGCCACCCGCTTGGCGTTGGCGTCGAAACGCGGGTCGGCGGCGAGGGCTGGCTGCTCCAGCACCACCTCGCAGAAGCGGACCCATTCCCGTTCGTTCTGGACCGCCAGCAGGAAACCCCCACCGTCTGCCCCCGTGAACGGGCCGTACGGCGCTATGGCGGAATGCCGCGCGCCGCTCCTGCGAGGCGGCGAGCCGCCGCCGAGGGTGTAGTAGAGCGGGAAGCCCATCCATTCCCCCAGGGCCTCCAGCATCGAGACCTCGATGGTCGCCCCTTCCCCGGTCTGCCCGCGACGGAGCAACGCGGTGAGAACGCCCGAGTAGGCGTACATGCCGGCCGCGATGTCGGCGACCGAAATGGCCGACTTCACCACCTCGTCTTCCGTGCCGGTGATGGAAACCAGGCCCGCCTCCGCCTGCACCAGCAGGTCGTAGGCCTTCTTGTCGCGGTACGGGCCCGTTTCGCCGTAGCCGGAGACGTTGCAGACGATGAGACGCGGACGGCGCTCGCGGAGTGTCGCGGCGTCGAGGCCGAGCCGGCCCGCCGCGCCTGGCGCCAGGTTCTGGACGAAGACGTCGGTCCGGTCGATCAGCCGGTCCACCACCTCGCGCGCCTCGGGGCGCTTCAGGTCGAGAGTCAGCGATTCCTTCGAACGGTTCAGCCAGACGAAATGGCTCGACAGCCCCTGCACCGTCGTGTCGTAGCCGCGGGCGAAGTCGCCGACGCCGGGACGCTCCACCTTGATGACGCGCGCCCCCAGGTCAGCGAGCTGGCGGGTGGCGAACGGGGCGGCGACCGCCTGTTCGAGGGTGACCACCGTCAGCCCGTCGAGGGGACGCGCCGCCATCAGAACGATCGGGGCAGCCCGAGAACGTGCTCGGCGATGTACGAGAGGATCAGGTTGGTCGAGATCGGCGCCACCTGGTAGAGACGGGTCTCCCGAAACTTCCGCTCGATGTCGTAGTCCTCGGCGAATCCGAAGCCGCCGAACGTCTGCACCGCGACGTTGGCCGCCTCCCACGACGCATCGGCCGCGAGGAGCTTCGCCATGTTCGCCTCGGCGCCGCACGACTGGCCCGCATCGAACAGCTCGGACGCGCGCTTGCGCATCAAGTCAGCCGCTTCGATGTTGACGTGCGCGTGGGCAATCGGGAACTGGACCCCCTGGTTCTTGCCGGTCGGCCGGTTGAAGACGATCCGCTCGTTGGCGTAGCCCACCGACCGCTCGACGAACCAGCGGCCGTCACCGACGCATTCCGCCGCGATCAGGATCCGCTCCGCGTTCAACCCGTCTATCAGGTAACGGAATCCCCGCCCCTCCTCGCCGATGAGCTGTGACGCGGGCACCTCCAGGTTGTCGAAGAAGACCTCGGTCGTTGCGTGGTTCATCATCGTCCGAAGCGGGCGGATGGTCACGCCGTTGCCCACCGCGGTCCGGAGATCGACGAGAAAGATCGACAGCCCGTCCGTCTTCTTCTTGATCTGCTCAAGCGGCGTCGTGCGGGCGATCAGCAGCATCAGGTCGGAGTATTCGGCGCGCGAGATCCAGACCTTCTGGCCGTTGACGATATAGCGGTCGCCATCGCGCACCGCCATCGTCTTGAGTTGCGTGGTGTCGGTGCCGGTCGTCGGCTCGGTCACGCCGAACGCCTGCAGGCGAAGCTCTCCGGAAGCGATCCTGGGCAGGTACTCGCGTTTCTGCGCCTCCGAGCCGTGCCGCAGCAGCGATCCCATGATGTACATCTGGGCGTGGCAGGCGGCGGCATTCCCACCTGAGTGGTTCACTTCTTCAAGAATGACCGACGCCTCGGCGATCCCGAGGCCGGCCCCGCCGTATTCCTCCGGGATCAGTGCGGCCAGGTAGCCCGCGTCGGTCAGCGTCCGGACGAACTCCTCCGGATAGGCCTCGTCCCGGTCGAGATCCCGCCAGTAGGTGTCGGGGAACCGCCGGCACAGCTCCCCTACCGCGCTTCGCAAATCCTGGTGGAGTTCAACTTCCGCAACCGCCACGATGCCTCCTTTTGGGATTCCCCGGTATTGTTGCTTCCGCCGGACGGCAAACGCAACCCGTACGCCCAGTACCAGAACCGATTCCATCCCGCACGCCTCTGGTATACTGCGTCAACGATGCTCACACGCATTCACGTCGACAATTACAAGTGTCTGACAAACTTTGATCTCCGTCTCTCGGAACTAACCTTGTTGCTGGGCGACAACGGTTCCGGAAAGTCGGCCGTGTTCGAGGTCGTCAACAAACTGCGCGAGTTTCTTAGCGGCGAGAGCCGCGTCGACCGTCTTTTCTCCACCTCCGACATCACTAGTTGGACTACAAAGACCGAACAACGCTTCGAGTTGGAGTTCTCGGACAAGAATGGGGTACTCACATATGAGCTCACCATCGACCAATATACCGAGAAGAAGATCGATCGCGTGAAGGCGGAACGCTTGACCGCCGGTGGCAAGCCACTCTTCTCTTTTGAATTGGGTAAGGTACAACTCTATCGTGACAATCACAGCAAGGGACCGACGTACAGTTACGATTGGACACAGTCCGGCCTCGCATTCGTCGGCGGTCGCCACGACAATAGGCAACTATGCCGGTTCCGCGATACGCTGCGGCGTTTCCAGTCCTTGTCCTTGCGCCCGGCGAGTATCTCTGGCGTTTCCGAGGGTGAAAGCGACGTTCTGGATCACACGGGCGAAAACTTCGCTTCCTGGTACCGAGGCCGGTCGCTAGAGAATCCCGAACACGTGCAACAAGCAGTGTCACGACTCCAGGATGTCCTGCCAGGTTTCGTCGGTTTGAAACTGTCGCAACGCAGTGGCGACCATCGGGAGTTGCTTGCCCAGTTCGCACCGCCCGGCGAGGCCGCCGTCCAATCTTATCGTTTCGACAGGCTATCCGATGGCCAGCGGGCACTCATTGTGCTGTACATGCTGACCTTTGCCGATGAACCTTCTGGAATACCGCGCACGCTCTTTCTGGACGAACCGGACAATTATGTCACTCTGCCGGAGTTGCAGCCGTGGCTCGCCGCGCTGGAGGATGGTTGCGGAGTCGAATTGCCGCAGACGGTGATCATTTCTCACCACCCGGAAGCTATCGACTTCCTCTCCGACAAGGCCGTTTGGCTTGCGCGCGAGCCGGAAAGTCAGACCCGCATTGTAGACGTCGCCAATGATACGGGGCTTCGCCTTTCCGAACTGCATGCGCGAGGCTGGGCGCCGTGAGGCGCGCGACAATTATCCTGCTGTGTGAGGATAAACAGCAGGATGTTCTGATCAGGAGGGTAATCGGCAAACTGAGGCGCCGGGATGTTCCCCGGACAGTACCTATGCCATGCGGTCGGGGCTCGGGAGAACAATTCGTGCGCGAGCAGTTTCCGAGCGAATTGAGAGAGCAGCGGAGGAGGGCTGCTTCATCCGTGCTCGTTGTTGTCGTTGACGGGGACACAGTCGGAATCGAAAGACGCCGCAGGCAACTGAACGACGCGTGCGACGCCGCCGGCGTCGATCCACCGACGACCACTGACCGAGTTCTCATTGCCATCCCCACGCGCAACATCGAGACCTGGTTGTCCTATCTCGGTGGGAAAGACGTAACGGAAACGGACGTCTACCCGCGGTTGTCGAGGCCGGGCGATTGTCGGCCACATGTCGACGCCCTGGTGCAAATGTGCCGCACCAACCAGTTGCGGCCGACGGCGCCGCCCTCACTCGAGGCCGCATGCACCGGCTATCGGAACGCCTTCCGAGCAAGGTGATTGACGCCGCAACGGTCCGGCCGTTCCTGAAGTGGGCCGGCGGCAAGCGCCAACTGCTGCCGGTACTGCGGCGCTTCTATCCGGCCCGTTTCCGTGGCTACCACGAGCCATTCCTGGGAAGCGGCGCGGTCTTCTTCGACCTCGTGAACCAGGGTCGCCTGCCGGCGGAGCGAGTGCGTCTGACCGACATGAACGCCGACCTGATCGGCTGTTGCCTGCGTCTGCGCAACCAAACGAATGAAGTGGTGGCGGCCCTCCGGCGGCTGGACGACGCACGGCGACGCGATCCGGACGCGCACTATTACCGAGTGCGCGACGAGCAGTTCAATCCGGCCCGCGCCGCGATTCTGAACGGTGCCCGGCCCCGCCCCGACCGCTACACGCCGGAGCTGGCGGCGATGCTCATCTACCTGAACCGGACCGGCTACAACGGCCTCTTCCGGTTGAACGCCAAGGGCGCGTTCAACGTGCCGCGCGGCCGATTCGTCAACCCGCGTGTCTGCGACGAGGACAACCTGCGGGCGGTGGCGTCGGCGTTCGAGGCCGTGCACGCCACCATCGACTACGCACCCTACGACGCGTTGGTACAGCACGCGCAAGCGGAGGACTTCATCTATCTCGATCCGCCCTACGCACCCCTCAGCCGAACGGCGCATTTCACGTCGTATACGGCTGGCGGCTTCTCGAGCGCCGATCAGCGCCGTCTGCAGCAGGTGGTGCTGGAGCTCGCTGATCGCGGATGCTTCGTGCTGCTCAGCAACTCGACGGCGGCAGAGATCGGACGGCTCTATGACGGCAACCGCGATGCGGCGCGCGCCGGCATCCGGGCGCACCGCGTGCCGGCGCGGCGCGCGATCAACTCGAACACTACCGGGCGTAGCGGCGTGATGGAGTACGTCATCACCAACATCGCGGCGTGACGACGATGGCGATCACGCTGGGATCCGAACGGGCGCTCCGCGACGGCGTGCTGGACGGTGCGCGTGTGGGCGTGGTGTCGAACCCGGCGTCGGTGGACCGGCAGTTCCGCCACGTTGCGGATCGCGTCGCCGCCCTGCCGGGCGTCACGCTCGCGGCGCTCTTCGGGCCTCAGCACGGCTTCCATGCCACGGCACAGGACAACATGGTGGAGACCGGCCACGCGCGGCATCCGCGCCTGGGCGTGCCGGTCTACTCCCTCTACAGCGACACGCGCGAGCCGACCGCCACGATGCTGAAAGGACTCGATCTGCTGGTGATCGAC includes:
- a CDS encoding ATP-binding protein, which produces MAFVSGPRQVGKTTTCRSHADAYCNWDNLDDRALILAGPARLVAGFGVERLSETLPVALFDELHKFPRWKPFLKGLYDTYANQLRIIVTGSSRLDIYRRGGDSLMGRYFAYRMHPFTVAETIRRDLPDPDRIVRPPQPVEPGEFDALWTHGGYPEPFLRRDSRFSRRWQSLRLTQLVREDVRDLTRVQQIDQMEVLVRQLSRGSGRQLVYGTLACETRVSVDTVRRWIAALCDFHLGFLVRPWFRNVSRSLRKEPKWYLRDWAHIEEDGPRSETFVACHLLKAVEGWNDMGLGRFDLAYLRDKEKREVDFLVARDGEPWFLVEVKHRDTSLSPSLAHYQRQVGAPFAFQVVMDADYVATDCFAAPGPPLVVPARTLLPQLV
- a CDS encoding amidohydrolase family protein, yielding MSIELREHRSRPGGRRTGRRGMRSLAAAAMAVGALVACGGGGDPATVVEGDVAFVGVNVLPMDRDRVIENQTVVIADGRIAARDAADRIELAEGVDRVEGDGRYLMPGLAEMHGHLPSSRESDEDIRNLLFLYLSNGVTTVRGMQGEPSQFGLRQSIERGLLLGPNLYLGSVSMNGQSVQTPEEADRLARSYQVDGYDLIKTHEGMSLESFDAMAAAANEVGIPFGGHVSDFVGLRRALEAGQVSIDHLDNYVEALVDEDTRPDGARGLREVGALIDEVDESRIPELVQATVDAGAWVVPTMVLWETAFYNDRGSVDVLPERPEVRYMPPETVDRWRQAVDTRLGASDIEVNRRVADLRRRILRALHLGGANIALGTDSPQIFSVPGFAMHHEMALYVDVGMTPYDVLEIGTRRPAEYFGAEDEFGTVAVGLRADLILLDENPIDDIANVRDPAGVMIRGRWIPRDEISERLTEIARFYGN
- a CDS encoding MaoC family dehydratase — protein: MAVKEGWTGRVFEDFKVGDVYRHPLGRTVLEADNVWFTLLSQNVNKIHFDYAYAEKTEFGRPLVDSTFTLALVTGQSTMDLSVNTMANLGWDEVRLPAPVFHGDTIYSESEVLETRESKSRPNVGIVTVRTRGFNQDGTVVITYKRTFMVYRRGHVPAYANERPEVKE
- a CDS encoding coproporphyrinogen III oxidase family protein; amino-acid sequence: MPESSDIRAWIDAHRRRRQSNKVLHGHPSPMFWLDREVPICDVMANRRTAAETMRKKINLYVGTPYCLPTQPDRCGFCLFPSEVYRNRQQLDTYLNYLRREGELFRPWLGGAELASIYFGGGTSNLYRADQYAPLMGIVRELFDIPSDIEVTLEGIPQTFTREKLEAMQAAGINRISMGVQQLDDELIKASGRRQNAAQVFDTVDACRDLGLPLSIDLIFGWPNQTVDHMLSDLRALVATGITHITNYELNVAGRTDFSRNRRHELPTTEQNLEMYRIGRDYLVAEGFRQTTPYDFERAGPVPSAYLYEELFRQPFRMGDANGHAGANGHGNGAGRRHPGANGHGNGVGRGHPGETLVGYDAWGWGFAGISFFFGAPDSPGWAYMNHVRVDDYFRDLDAGRFPVMRGFHYTPEDLHLHLLFQEMQGLEVDGARFRALTGRDVVADYRAIWGELAELDWVRVEDQQIRILGDGAFYLPLIQNLMARDRLEEMRRERVAGVAGASAFSAA
- a CDS encoding helix-turn-helix domain-containing protein; this translates as MTRERTSVGREIEAALGEVLAHVRGEVELPVRIVDDPTAVRIVALRRRMKLSRRKFADRFGLDARAVQDWEQGRRVPDRAARVLLTVIDRDPDAVVRALSG
- a CDS encoding MmgE/PrpD family protein, coding for MPATTTASPATRPAAEPVASDRAAARGAIARFAVFIATAEPPPEARAAARDAVLDTVGVALAGSVEPSARIVHQVAHLDGSVAGPSFILGTSATAGPGWAALANGTAAHALDFDDMCWVTLAHPSTPLVAAALAAAEAENAPGLALLDAYVVGFEVEAALGRAMNRKHYEQGWHCTATIGTIGAAAAAARVYGLDAEATGRALAIAASEASGLKENFGTMVKPLQAGLAARNGVLAALFAREGLTASDRAIDGPQGFLVAMQSAGRDLAGGLDRLGRDWEIVDGGITVKLYPSCAATHPTIDTLLDLRRETGIGPADVEAVEIDVDPVVPTVLIHDRPATGLEGKFSLHYCAAAALAFGRVDIDTFETAAMQSPDVVRLVPRVTMRADERLGRDVPPLTEARITLRLTDGRTLERAVRGARGYPENPASPAELDDKFLACAQRAVPPEAAEAALGWLRTLDEAPTARSLACHLATRAEVSASAGAGASVGAHTSAGHSAT
- a CDS encoding CoA ester lyase — translated: MAPPFRVRRSLLFVPAVRPDRYPKALATGADAVCIDLEDGVSFAAKDDAREKAIALFAERTPVRAEVSLRINDPTTELGLRDLEAVRDAGIRPDALVVPKCGGIDAIRAAADVLAETAPGLPVIAQIETARGVAAAEAIAAATPDVSALFFGAVDYAADVGCRIEWDALLYARSRVVAAAAMAGVSALDTPFMDVPALDALADESRRTRALGFTGRAAIHPTQVAVIQAAYSPGADEVAWARRIVAAYEQQSGGVLLVDGKLIERPVIAAAQRTLAIADAVALADP